The Candidatus Peribacteria bacterium region GATTTGGTGAAAAGGGCCAAAATTCTAGTCCGAGAAGCCTATTTGAGTCAATACACCCCATCAAAAGAACCCTAAAACCAGAAAGCAAGAAGCTAAAAGCTTTTTATTGAGCTCCTGTACCACTTCCCGTCTCCACAGATTCGTCCTCAATAAACTGCTCCACTCTCAAATTCTGGATAGCCGTGCGGACAACCTGACGGAAGACGTCATTATCAGGCATATCGCGGTAGAGGCGGCGCAGGAAACGGCCCTCGTCCGGGGAATCGGCGAATTTCTTGATTTCGACGCGCAGGGCGTTGAGGCGGCTGTTTGGCATGGTGTAGATATCAAACACACGACGCAGCGCTCCCTGGACTGCCGTTTCCAGCTGGGATTCGGTAAGCGGCGTGTAGGATGAAGAAATGACAATGCGTGGCGTGTCTGCATCTGCTGATGCTGCCGGCGTCGGGAGATAGTCGGCAATCTGACGGGCGATATCGTCTGTCAGAACGGTGCCGCTGCCGTTTGTTGTCTGCTTCAGTGCGGTTGCAACCTGTGTAAGCAGTGAGAGTGCTTCTTTGCGCGCATCCGGCTTCAGGAGGTCTCCGCTGCCACTCTGGAGCGATGGAAGATACGGTGAGAGCGTCTTCAGTGCGAGATGCATCTGATCGACATCGTTGTTCTGAATGGCTTGCTCGAGCATGTTGAGTGTATCGACAAGGAGTGTGCCGCTCACATCGCGTTCGTCGAGTGTGTCGTTTGGCAAAGCAGCGCTTGCCTGGAGCACTGCCTTTTTCAGAATGTAGAGCTGATCATCCGGCAGAGCCGCGCTCAGCTGTGCTGCATTTTCCGCAACGGTGCGCTGGACCAGATACTGGACGAGCGTATCCCCTGTTCCGGATGCAACGTCGATGAGCGTCTGACGATATTCATCAAGCGGAATGCTGGCTCCGGAATCACCCTGGATGATAAGAGCAGCTGCTTCGTTCAGACGGATGCTTGCCTGCTGCAAACGCTTCTCCACTTTTGCGGCGGGGTCGAGCGTGAGGAGTACATCCACGGTTTCTGCAACGCGCTTCACGGTATAGAACGGTGACGTTGGCAGAATTCCCGCTTCTGCAGCGCGGCGCTCCTGCTGCAACTGCGCGAGTTCACGCTGGTGCACGCTGTCACGTCCGAGGTTCTGTGCCACCCATGTTCCTTTGTATGCATTGATAGGAAGATCTTGCACCACCAGTTTGCTGCCAGGTGTCAGTTCCACAAATTCACCGGCAACGAGTGATGCTGCCTGGCCTTCATGCACAACAACTGCATGTCTGTCCCAGACTTCTATGCGGACAGTAGTGCCCTCCACAGCCACGGACACACTCCCCCCGTGCATCGTGATGGTTCCTGCAGGAGTGGCAACAAGGAAGCCGCGGACCTGGTCCGGCAGAAGTGCCTGCAACCAGACGGTGCCGGATTCAACAGTGAATGTCGGGGCATCGAGCTGTGTCGACGGCTGGTCGGACACATCATTGAGCGCAATAGTGGTGTGCGCATCGAGACGGACGTTTCCATCATCGTGCATCATCAGGGTTGCCTCTCCGTCTGCGGTGCGCAAATTCATGGCTTCATGCAGTTCGACTTCCTGTGTCACCGGCTGCCAGAGTCCGTGGGATGACAGTTCTACGCCAGTCGGTGTGGGATCAAGAATAACCGCAGAGACTGCGTTCGACTGTGGTGCCAGGAACAAAAACGGGCTGGCACGGAGCGCAAGCGCGACAATAACAAATGCTGCTCCCCACTTGGTGACACGCTGAAAGAACGGTACGGGTGTCGGCGGAATCAGGTGATCGAATACAGAGCGCTTGATGCGCGCCTGTACCGATGATGTTGGTGAGAGAAATGCATGGATGCGACCGAATACAGACGAGACCCCCGGCATGGAAATACGATCGGAGATCTGTTCTCTCAGATGATTTTTCTGCTGCGCGTCGGGAGATGATTGTGTTTTTGCCTCGCTCAGAATGGCCGGCCCCTGGATGCGACGCTCGAGAATGGAGCGGACGCGTGCATGCTGCTCCGTGGTCGGAGCAAGTTCACTCGCCAGCTGCTGGATACGTTTTTCGAGGTCCATGTCGGTTATTAAAACGTGGGAAAAGGGCTTCTGTTACGAGTCTTTGACAATTTCCGGGGGGAGAAGGGATTCCAGTTTCCGCAGAGCCCTCAATTTGAGGATTCTCACCCCTCCAGCAGTCATATGAAGCACTCTGGCCACTTCGCTGTACGGCAAATCGCTCACATAGGTCAAAAGCAGGATTTCACGGTACCGGGTGGGCAATTGGTCCAATGCATGGCGGACAATGCGCAGGGTATCATTGCGCTCCGCTCGGCCTTCTGTACGGTTAAAATTGTCCAAATCAGGAATATCCTCAGGAACTTCATCAAATCCTCTCGCTGATCGATAGGTATCGATGACGCTGTAGCGGGCAATACGAAAAATCCAGGCAGCAAAGGGCACCCCCCGCTGCGCTTTATACGTATGAATCTTTTCCCAGGCTTTTACGAAAATATCCGCCGTCGTGTCCTCCGCCACTTCCACAGGCAGACGAAACGCACAGTACCGGTATACAGGTGTGAAGAAATGGTCATAGATACGCCCGAAAGCATCCGTATCACCATCCTGGGCCAGAGCGATAAGCTTTTGCAGCTCCGCTTCGTCGAGAAGTGGAGGAATCATGAGGACATAAGTATAGAGCCCGGCCTTCGCTAAAGCTACGACCAGTCATGTATGTGCTCGATAAGACACACATTTTGAAAAACTCTGACAAAGATTATTCCCACTCTATCGTAGCTGGTGGCTTGTTTGTTAGATCAAGGAACACACAATCAATGCCCGGAAGCTGCAGGATTTTTTCTGTCATGTTCTTGATGACCTCATCCGGAAGGGCAACCGCATTGGCGGTCATGGCTTCCTGAGATTCAATGGGACGAAGGACGATCGACTGTCCCCCTTCACTCGTTCCAAAGGGAAGAAGCACGACCGGGAACTGCCAGATTTTTTCGTAGAGTCCGGCGCGATGCATTTCGTCGTAGACAATATCGTCGGCGTCGCGGAGGAGGTCTGCGCGCTGACGCGTGATGTAACCGGGAGTGAAGACAAACTCCGGCGGTGTGTCGTGTGAGGTGCACTGAAGCACGCGGTTGAAGGCGCGGTTTGCATTGGGGATCGAGGTCGCGAGATCCATAAAATGCGGCTCGACGTGGAATGGTGTTTTTGAAAACAGCGCAACCGCATGACGGTAGGTTCGACCATCTCCCTGCACACCGACAGAACGAACGGGCAATGCCTTATGCGGAATAGCGAGATCAAGATCGGCATCAGGATCGAATGCTTGTTCGGCACAGAGAATGCGGACACCGAGTCCCGGACCCGGGAACGGATGGCGCCAGACAAGGTCGTGTGACAGACCGATTTCTTCGCCAAGCTTGCGGACTTCGTCTTTGTACAGATCCTTGAGCGGCTCGATGACCTGTCCGGCATCAATCATTTTCTGCACGGCATCTACGCGGTTGTGGTGCGTCTTGATTTTGTCTGCATGCTGCGTGCCGCCGGTTTCGATTGTGTCCGGGTAAATAGTCCCCTGACCGAACATCCAGCCGTCTTCCATCCGCAGGTGCATTTCTTCGCTGACGCGCTTTTGCACCGTGAGGAATGTTTCGCCAATGATGCGACGCTTTTCCTCGGGATCGTAGACACCTTTCAGATTTGCAAAGAATTCTTCGGATGCATCGGCGACTTCCAGATTTTCGATATCAAAGAGATGGAACGCATTCATGATCGCGCGTGCCTCGTTCTTGCGCATCATACCGGTATCAACCAAAAGCCCCTGCACACGGTGCGCACCGAGGACTTCATTCAGGACTGTAAAGGCAACAGAAGAATCCACGCCACCGGACACCATCATAAACACGCGCTTGTCCCCGACATCTTTCTTCACCTCGTTCCCGATGCGCTCAGCGTAGCTCTTCAGATTCCAGGGTGCGTGATCGGTCAGGTTTACAAAGCGCTGGAGAATCTCAGATCCGTGTTCGGTATGTACCACTTCAGTGTGGAACTGGACGCTGTAAATTCTGCGCACCTCATCGGCCATAGCGGCGTTGATACAATCAGAGGAGCTTGCAGCGGTGATGAATCCGTGCGGCAGGCGTGTGACTTCATCTCCATGAGACATCCAGACGACAAATGTATGCGGGAGTCCTTTGAAAAGTGCCGTCTCCGCTTTGACCTCAATAGGCGTGCGTCCGTACTCCTTTGTCTTCCCGCTGGTCACTTCACCTCCGAGCGTGTGCCCGATCCAGTGGTGACCGTAGCAAATACCCAGAACAGGAATACCCAGCTCGAGGATCAAAGGATCGGCCTGCGGGCTGCCTGCGTCGTACACGCTCTGCGGACCTCCGGAGAGGATGATTCCCGCAGCCTCTTTCAGATCCTCAGCCGGTGTACTCGGCGGACGGATTTCCGAAAAAGCCCCGGCCTCACGCACGCGGCGTGCAATGAGATGGGCGTACTGTCCCCCAAAATCCAGAATAACGATGCTTTTTGGATGAATAGGGGCTGACATAGGGGGATTGTACGCACCCTACCGCCTGGAGGCAACGGGCAATCCAAGGGCAATCAGCATCCATACGCTGTACGCAATCGCCGCATCTTCCCATGCATGCAAAAAGAGTGCCGCAATACTCACGCCCACAAACATCAAACCTACTCCCCATAACCCATAACCCATAACCCATAACCGACGCAGAATCAGCCCGATCAAAGACAGATATAAAATGAAGCCAAGAACTCCAAGCTCAACTCCAATCTGCAGATACCAGTTTTCCGGCAAAAACGGACAGCCGCACAGACGTCCTGTCGGCTGCACTTGCTTGTCACCCAGAAACACACACAAGTCCGCCCGGTCTTTCGCCCAGGACGGATCGTCTTCGGGGCGGAGCATCACACATGTATCAGCCGAGCGGTTAGTGGCGGGACCTGCGGAACCAAGGCCCATGCCCAAAGGGTACTCGATCATTCTGCCGATAGCCTCGATAGGCCGGTCGATGTGACCACGTGTGGAGGAGATACGGAGCAGTGCCGTTGGAAAAAGTGCGACTGCTGTGAAGACGAGAGCGCCACACACAAAGACCGATCCCAGCAAACGCCCGCGCGTCATGTGCGCTTTCACAAACGGATAGAGCGCCATCACGATGATGACGAATGCGCCGATCCAGGCAGCGCGGGAGAAAGTCAGGAAGAGAGCAATAAGAACGAGAGCCAATAGTGTCATGCTGAGGACACTCGAAGCATGAACACGCTTTAAGGCAGCCGGCGTCGACCCTTCGAGCGACCTCAGGGTGACACCTGTGACAGCAATCGCAATCGGAATCAGCAGCCAGATCCCCAACTGATTCGGTCCGCTGAACGTCGACTGGACCCGATGCAGCGTCGATCCCCCGATCTGCTGGAACGCAGCGAGCGGCTTGTCTGCAACGTACAGAGAATGTAGATCGGAATACCCGAGCCAGTAGAAGAAACTGTCGGGGAGCAGAAGCGAGAGAATGCCGTACACAGAGACAATCCCGCCCACCCAGAGAATGGCGCGGAACGCAGTCTCTTTGAACCACGCAGACCAGTGCACGCGGCGGAGAATCAGGAGTGCAATGAGCGGAATAAGATCGTACTTCACGCCCAGTGCAAACTGTGACACTGAAAATTCCGGCTGAAAATCAGAGACCAGAAAAGAAAGTCCGATGATGATTGCGATGAGTACATCGATGACATCAAAATGCCGTCCGATAGACTTCAGACTTTTGACTTCAATAAGACGGGTGATGTATTCCACGCATGCAATCAGCAGGATGATGCCAAGCACCCCTTCTTTCCATATAGCCAGCTGCAGAAGCGGCGCCTGACCGGGGCCTGCAATCAGTTTTGTCAGAACCGTGACACCGAGTGCATGAAACGGCAGGAGCACTATGAGGAGCAGAGCCAGCCATTCGCGGACACGCTGAAGCATAGGACTATGATAGCGAATCATCTTTAAACAGCTATATCATGAATTGTCAGTATTCGACTCTGTGGAGATGAAGGTGATGGCCGTGGATCATCATCACGATCGCGATCATCGTTATCATCACA contains the following coding sequences:
- a CDS encoding DUF5667 domain-containing protein, which produces MDLEKRIQQLASELAPTTEQHARVRSILERRIQGPAILSEAKTQSSPDAQQKNHLREQISDRISMPGVSSVFGRIHAFLSPTSSVQARIKRSVFDHLIPPTPVPFFQRVTKWGAAFVIVALALRASPFLFLAPQSNAVSAVILDPTPTGVELSSHGLWQPVTQEVELHEAMNLRTADGEATLMMHDDGNVRLDAHTTIALNDVSDQPSTQLDAPTFTVESGTVWLQALLPDQVRGFLVATPAGTITMHGGSVSVAVEGTTVRIEVWDRHAVVVHEGQAASLVAGEFVELTPGSKLVVQDLPINAYKGTWVAQNLGRDSVHQRELAQLQQERRAAEAGILPTSPFYTVKRVAETVDVLLTLDPAAKVEKRLQQASIRLNEAAALIIQGDSGASIPLDEYRQTLIDVASGTGDTLVQYLVQRTVAENAAQLSAALPDDQLYILKKAVLQASAALPNDTLDERDVSGTLLVDTLNMLEQAIQNNDVDQMHLALKTLSPYLPSLQSGSGDLLKPDARKEALSLLTQVATALKQTTNGSGTVLTDDIARQIADYLPTPAASADADTPRIVISSSYTPLTESQLETAVQGALRRVFDIYTMPNSRLNALRVEIKKFADSPDEGRFLRRLYRDMPDNDVFRQVVRTAIQNLRVEQFIEDESVETGSGTGAQ
- a CDS encoding sigma-70 family RNA polymerase sigma factor, giving the protein MIPPLLDEAELQKLIALAQDGDTDAFGRIYDHFFTPVYRYCAFRLPVEVAEDTTADIFVKAWEKIHTYKAQRGVPFAAWIFRIARYSVIDTYRSARGFDEVPEDIPDLDNFNRTEGRAERNDTLRIVRHALDQLPTRYREILLLTYVSDLPYSEVARVLHMTAGGVRILKLRALRKLESLLPPEIVKDS
- the guaA gene encoding glutamine-hydrolyzing GMP synthase encodes the protein MSAPIHPKSIVILDFGGQYAHLIARRVREAGAFSEIRPPSTPAEDLKEAAGIILSGGPQSVYDAGSPQADPLILELGIPVLGICYGHHWIGHTLGGEVTSGKTKEYGRTPIEVKAETALFKGLPHTFVVWMSHGDEVTRLPHGFITAASSSDCINAAMADEVRRIYSVQFHTEVVHTEHGSEILQRFVNLTDHAPWNLKSYAERIGNEVKKDVGDKRVFMMVSGGVDSSVAFTVLNEVLGAHRVQGLLVDTGMMRKNEARAIMNAFHLFDIENLEVADASEEFFANLKGVYDPEEKRRIIGETFLTVQKRVSEEMHLRMEDGWMFGQGTIYPDTIETGGTQHADKIKTHHNRVDAVQKMIDAGQVIEPLKDLYKDEVRKLGEEIGLSHDLVWRHPFPGPGLGVRILCAEQAFDPDADLDLAIPHKALPVRSVGVQGDGRTYRHAVALFSKTPFHVEPHFMDLATSIPNANRAFNRVLQCTSHDTPPEFVFTPGYITRQRADLLRDADDIVYDEMHRAGLYEKIWQFPVVLLPFGTSEGGQSIVLRPIESQEAMTANAVALPDEVIKNMTEKILQLPGIDCVFLDLTNKPPATIEWE
- a CDS encoding O-antigen ligase family protein, whose amino-acid sequence is MLQRVREWLALLLIVLLPFHALGVTVLTKLIAGPGQAPLLQLAIWKEGVLGIILLIACVEYITRLIEVKSLKSIGRHFDVIDVLIAIIIGLSFLVSDFQPEFSVSQFALGVKYDLIPLIALLILRRVHWSAWFKETAFRAILWVGGIVSVYGILSLLLPDSFFYWLGYSDLHSLYVADKPLAAFQQIGGSTLHRVQSTFSGPNQLGIWLLIPIAIAVTGVTLRSLEGSTPAALKRVHASSVLSMTLLALVLIALFLTFSRAAWIGAFVIIVMALYPFVKAHMTRGRLLGSVFVCGALVFTAVALFPTALLRISSTRGHIDRPIEAIGRMIEYPLGMGLGSAGPATNRSADTCVMLRPEDDPSWAKDRADLCVFLGDKQVQPTGRLCGCPFLPENWYLQIGVELGVLGFILYLSLIGLILRRLWVMGYGLWGVGLMFVGVSIAALFLHAWEDAAIAYSVWMLIALGLPVASRR